The following nucleotide sequence is from Paenibacillus odorifer.
AACAACATCCCTTCCTTCCCTAACCACAACGCATAGTTTTGCAGAGCATGCAGAAAAGCTTCTGAAGCTTTATACTGCATGCCAGTTAGCCGCGCTTCATACTCTGGAGAAGCTTTGGACGTCAGTACATATTCAATCTGCTCGAACGGGTCCTCTAGACGAAGCGTAGATCCAAGCCAATAATCAATATACTCCTGAAAGGTAGTTTGCTGCATATTCTCTTCGCCAAGCTCGGGAAGCACCGTGGATACATAACTGTTAAACATCGGGTTAGGCGAAAAAAGAACAATCTGATCCGCCTTGAGCCTATCGCGGTGTTTATATAGCAAATAGGCTACCCGTTGCAGCGCTGCGGATGTTTTCCCACTGCCCGCAGCCCCCTGCACAATGAGCATACGACTACTATCGTTGCGGATAATAGCATTCTGTTCCTTCTGAATAGTCGCCACGATGCTCTTCATTTGTGAATCCGCACCCTTACCAAGCACCTGCTGAAGTAATTCATCACCGATCGTTAAGCTCGTATCGAACACGTTCTGAAGCTGACCCTGACGGATCTGGTATTGCCGCTTCAGCATCATCGTTCCCGAGATTTGTCCTCCCGGTGTATCGTAAGAGGCGGGGCCTGGCGAATGGTCATAATACATACTTGCAATAGGTGTCCGCCAGTCATATACCAGAAAATTCACACCTTCTGCATCGATGAAAGACGCCACCCCGACATAGATTTGCTCACTGGAGTTCAACCCATCTTCTTGAAAGTCCATTCGTCCAAAATAGGGCGACGGCAGCAGCCGTTTCATGTTCTTATAACGCTGCATCCGTTGGCGGTGACTACGCTCCCGTTCAGACAACAACGCTTCTTGCTGTTTTATACTGTAAAAGGTCTCCTCGAAATCCTCATGTGTGCTCGTATTGACCGTAACTTCCTCCCAAAACCGCTTGCGGATGTCCGTTACCTGTTCACGTAATCCTGTCACTTCCGGTTCCAGCTCGCCAATCTTTGATTGCAATTCTTCCGTGACCAAATCTAGCCGTTCCTGTTCTCGCTGCCAATCTTTTTCGTTTAACATTTTTACTAACACGCTCCTTTTCAAGGTTGTTATCAAGAAGCAAAAATACAAATTTGACAAACTGCTAATCCGCATGGTATTATTAATGTATAAATAAGATGTAATAAATCTGTCTAAAATACGCGAATTAACAGTGGTCTTCTCATATTATCACGTTATTTCGTTGTGCGCAAATTATATATTAAGAAGAACCGGCAGCTCATGCCGGTTCTTCTTTTTTATTCCTTTTCACAAAGAGTATCCGTTCTCCTGAGTCTACTGATTTTCAGCGACTGTGGGGTCCGCTGTGTCCGATAGCGACTTCACCCGCGGATGAGTTCAATTAAACAGGGAGACCTAACAGCCATTTGATGACTGTTAGGTCTCCCTTATTCCTTATCTTATTTGTTTGCCAAAAAAGCATCAATTTGAGTTTGCAGTTCGGTTTGGATTTTATCAATGCCAGCGGACTTCAGTTGCTTGTTCAGATCTTCAAGACCTTTATCGATATCTTTAATTACGCCGTATTCGAGCGGAATCGCATAACGGAGCATTACGTTACCAATGTTGGCAATTTCCGTTTTCACTTTGCTGTTATCGAATACAAAGGTTTCAAGCGCGTAGTGATAGACATTTGCTTCCCAGCCTTTAGCCAGATCGTTTGCTTCTTGCGGGAATGCTTCATTGTCACGGTTAAGTGGCGAGTTGAAGTTCCAGTTAGAGAAGCCCATAAAGTTCGGATTCTTTTCAAGTGCTTTATATTTGTCATCGCCAACCGCTTCGTAATGTACACCGCTAAGGCCGTACATCATCAGGTCGTGCAGTTCTTTATCATTTTGCATCAGATCGAGGAACATCAAGGAGCGTTCCACATTTCTGGAAGTAGCGTGGATCGAAGTACCGTTTTGTGTTGAAATTGCCACTGATTTCTTCTTGCCTTGGTTGATGTCAGCCAAAGCTACTTCATAAGGGGAATTCTCTTGGCGCATCAAAGCCATAAGTGCTCCAAGTGTTCCGTTGTTGTGTGTAATCGATGCTGTTTTGCCTGCTTTAAAATCGGCCTGATGATCATTTTTACTGTTAAGGACGTTTTTCGACCATGCATTGTTATCAGCAAGATCTTTGTAATATACGAGTAGATCTTTAAACTCTTGGGTTTCATATACGTTAAATACTTGCCCTTTTTCATCCGTCAATTTGAAAGCAAACGGAAGGTCGAGATCAAACATATTCCATTCGTTTTGCTGCTTCAGCAATACACGGTCCAAATTATGAAATTTCCAGTCTCCTGTTTCCGGAGTGAACGGTGTAATTCCTTTTTCGTTTTGCGCTATGGTTTTCAAGTAAGTGGCATACGCTTCTGGGCTGTTGATCTCAGGAAGATTGTATTTCTTACGCAAATCCTCACGGTACAAAATCAGTTTTTCAACGGATTCCCCTCTGTTTTGTGGAACCATGTACAGTTTGCCGTTTACTTTAGCCTGATCCCAGCTCACATCAGACATGGCTGCTAAAGTCTGCGGCATATATTTGGTAAGCAGCTCATCAGTCAATTCCAGGAATCCGCCTTTCAACGCCTGGTCATTGTAGCCAGCCCAGTTTGCCGAATAGATGAGGTCAAAATCTTC
It contains:
- a CDS encoding ABC transporter substrate-binding protein — translated: MLKRNRLIMLALVLTFVMILSACGGGNNNANTSAQATNNASEGGSDTTNTSEPATTSDTLDTSKEVKLKMIFVGPKPIDYDSVFAEINKKLKEKINATVEGEFLDWSDWAQKYPLKLAANEDFDLIYSANWAGYNDQALKGGFLELTDELLTKYMPQTLAAMSDVSWDQAKVNGKLYMVPQNRGESVEKLILYREDLRKKYNLPEINSPEAYATYLKTIAQNEKGITPFTPETGDWKFHNLDRVLLKQQNEWNMFDLDLPFAFKLTDEKGQVFNVYETQEFKDLLVYYKDLADNNAWSKNVLNSKNDHQADFKAGKTASITHNNGTLGALMALMRQENSPYEVALADINQGKKKSVAISTQNGTSIHATSRNVERSLMFLDLMQNDKELHDLMMYGLSGVHYEAVGDDKYKALEKNPNFMGFSNWNFNSPLNRDNEAFPQEANDLAKGWEANVYHYALETFVFDNSKVKTEIANIGNVMLRYAIPLEYGVIKDIDKGLEDLNKQLKSAGIDKIQTELQTQIDAFLANK